A window of the Buchnera aphidicola str. Sg (Schizaphis graminum) genome harbors these coding sequences:
- the uppS gene encoding polyprenyl diphosphate synthase: MLYKSSLKNKKRIQKENLRHIAIIMDGNGRWAEKRGKIRTLGHKEGFKTARKIIKYAVENNIKILTLYVFSRENWRRPKLEITALMKLFFFALKSEIKNLNKYNIRLKIIGDTSPFNENLKNYIHKVEKQTFNNTGLILNIAANYSGRWDIIRGIKKIIKDVQKDVLDIDQIQERNFSQYLSTSELLPVDLVIRTGGEKRISNFLLWQIAYSELYFTDILWPDFNWRDFQHAIDYFFTRERRFGGISIS; this comes from the coding sequence ATGTTATATAAATCCTCGTTAAAAAATAAAAAAAGAATTCAAAAAGAAAATCTTCGTCATATAGCAATTATTATGGATGGAAATGGAAGATGGGCTGAAAAAAGAGGAAAAATACGTACCTTAGGTCATAAAGAAGGTTTTAAAACAGCTAGAAAAATAATAAAGTATGCCGTTGAAAATAACATAAAAATATTAACATTATATGTTTTTAGTCGAGAAAATTGGAGACGTCCCAAGTTAGAAATTACAGCGTTGATGAAATTATTTTTTTTTGCATTAAAAAGTGAAATAAAAAATTTAAATAAATATAATATTCGTTTAAAAATAATTGGAGATACAAGTCCTTTTAATGAAAATTTAAAAAATTATATTCACAAAGTAGAAAAACAAACTTTTAATAATACTGGTTTAATTTTAAATATTGCTGCAAATTATAGTGGTAGATGGGATATTATACGAGGTATAAAGAAAATCATCAAAGATGTTCAAAAAGATGTGTTAGATATTGATCAAATTCAAGAACGAAATTTCTCTCAATATTTATCTACAAGTGAATTACTACCAGTAGATTTAGTGATTAGAACAGGAGGAGAAAAAAGAATTAGTAATTTTTTGTTATGGCAAATAGCATATTCTGAATTATATTTTACTGATATTTTATGGCCTGATTTTAACTGGCGCGATTTTCAGCATGCAATTGATTATTTTTTTACTCGTGAACGTCGTTTTGGAGGAATTTCAATTAGTTAA
- the bamA gene encoding outer membrane protein assembly factor BamA, translating to MLIKTIFIIFLMFFSVNVFSKNVWIIENIQFKGLKYFSKDEVLKNIFFNIGSNISENDIKHSIKSLFQTGKFETIKIVHSGKTIIFEIKERPIISNITFSGNKIIKDSILKKYLTELGIKEGNFFNPFLNTVFVKNLKEFYSNVGRYNSDIKIFKKISSNNKIDLQIFIHESNLVEINHIKIIGNNHFPRDKILSLFKLKDCKSWWNFLEKRFYYSQQLEEDLKNLSNFYLNQGYYYFNIHRKKVRFLKDKNKVNITVYISEGKKYKISNFFLNGNLLQYYQSIKNFINIHNNEFYNKEKITLIVKKIQRFLSEKGYIDPKIIIYPQINFKEKKIILNFNIDIQKRYFVNKINFRGNELTQDIVLRREMKQIEGEWFNLKLIELGIKSLEKLKFLSDITVQKEILFNKENGVDITYTLKEQPTGTLNFGLGYGRDSGLSFNASISQDNLFGSGNSLKASIIKNDNQKYADISIMHPYFIDDGTNLDTRIFYNDFKYNINSFYNIVKTTSGFESDLSFLINAFNRVNIGFGYTHNGLLNKEEKFFSKNGNKSSDKFLKTSLVDDFTLNYSLTHDTLKYFYFPISGNQTYISGKNTIPGSDNKFYKFLFDSEQYIPLEEEKKFIFLTHIRAGIGNSLNKEKLPFYENFHAIDSNNIRGFRANTIGPKKIYINSNLEECLGYNKKSIFCESVDSIGGNAMIISNLELITPIPLIKTEYSKFLRSSFFLDAGNIWDTRWDKEQNIHFSQFPDYTILNNIQASIGISLQWFSPIGPLVFSYAYPIYKNKNNQLEAFQFNFGKNW from the coding sequence ATGTTAATTAAAACTATTTTCATAATTTTTTTAATGTTTTTTAGTGTTAACGTTTTTTCAAAAAATGTATGGATTATAGAAAATATTCAATTTAAGGGATTAAAATATTTTTCAAAAGATGAGGTGTTAAAAAATATTTTTTTTAATATTGGAAGTAATATATCTGAGAATGATATTAAACATAGTATAAAATCTTTGTTCCAAACTGGAAAGTTTGAAACTATTAAAATAGTTCATTCAGGTAAAACTATTATTTTTGAAATAAAAGAGAGACCTATTATTTCAAATATTACTTTTTCAGGAAATAAAATAATTAAGGATTCTATACTTAAAAAGTATCTTACCGAATTAGGTATTAAAGAAGGGAATTTTTTTAATCCCTTTTTAAATACTGTTTTTGTAAAAAATTTAAAAGAATTTTATAGTAATGTTGGAAGATATAATTCTGATATTAAAATTTTTAAAAAAATTTCTTCAAATAACAAAATAGATTTACAAATATTTATTCATGAAAGTAACTTAGTAGAAATAAATCATATTAAAATTATTGGAAATAATCATTTTCCTCGAGATAAAATACTTTCGTTGTTTAAATTAAAAGATTGCAAGTCTTGGTGGAATTTTTTAGAGAAACGGTTTTATTATTCTCAGCAATTAGAAGAAGATTTAAAAAATTTAAGTAATTTTTATTTAAATCAAGGATATTATTATTTTAATATACATAGAAAAAAAGTACGCTTTTTAAAAGATAAAAATAAAGTGAATATTACAGTTTATATTTCTGAAGGCAAGAAATATAAAATATCCAATTTTTTTCTTAATGGGAATTTATTACAGTATTATCAATCAATTAAAAATTTTATTAATATTCATAACAATGAATTTTATAACAAAGAAAAAATTACTTTAATAGTTAAAAAAATTCAAAGATTCTTGTCTGAAAAAGGATATATTGATCCTAAAATTATTATTTATCCACAAATTAATTTTAAAGAAAAAAAAATAATTTTAAATTTTAACATAGATATTCAAAAACGTTATTTTGTAAATAAAATAAATTTTAGAGGCAACGAACTAACTCAAGATATAGTTTTAAGACGCGAAATGAAACAAATAGAAGGTGAATGGTTTAATTTAAAATTAATAGAGTTAGGTATAAAATCTTTAGAAAAACTAAAATTTTTAAGTGATATTACTGTACAAAAAGAGATATTATTTAATAAAGAAAATGGAGTTGATATTACCTATACACTAAAAGAACAGCCTACTGGTACCTTAAATTTTGGTTTAGGATACGGAAGAGATAGTGGCTTAAGTTTTAATGCATCTATTTCTCAAGATAATTTATTTGGTTCTGGAAATTCACTTAAAGCTAGTATCATCAAAAATGATAATCAAAAATATGCTGATATATCAATTATGCATCCGTATTTTATTGACGATGGTACAAATTTAGACACTAGAATTTTTTATAATGATTTTAAATATAATATAAATAGTTTTTATAATATTGTAAAAACCACTTCTGGATTCGAAAGTGACTTGAGTTTTTTAATCAATGCATTTAATAGAGTTAATATTGGTTTTGGATATACTCATAACGGTTTACTAAATAAAGAAGAAAAATTTTTTTCGAAAAATGGAAATAAATCTAGTGATAAATTTTTAAAAACTAGTTTAGTTGACGATTTCACTTTAAATTATTCTTTGACGCACGATACTTTAAAATATTTTTATTTTCCTATTTCGGGAAATCAAACTTATATCAGTGGGAAAAATACGATTCCTGGTTCAGATAATAAATTTTATAAATTTTTATTTGATAGTGAACAATATATTCCATTAGAAGAAGAAAAAAAATTTATATTTTTAACTCATATTCGTGCTGGTATTGGAAATAGTTTGAATAAAGAAAAATTACCTTTTTATGAAAATTTTCATGCCATTGATTCAAATAATATTCGTGGATTTAGGGCAAATACTATTGGTCCTAAAAAAATTTATATTAATTCTAATTTAGAAGAGTGTTTAGGATATAATAAAAAAAGTATTTTTTGTGAATCTGTAGATTCTATTGGCGGAAATGCTATGATTATTTCTAATTTAGAATTAATTACACCAATTCCATTAATTAAAACTGAATACAGTAAATTTCTTCGGTCTTCATTTTTTTTAGACGCTGGAAATATTTGGGATACTAGATGGGATAAGGAACAAAATATTCATTTTTCACAATTTCCAGATTATACTATTTTGAATAACATTCAAGCATCAATTGGTATATCTTTACAATGGTTTTCTCCTATTGGTCCATTAGTTTTTTCTTATGCATACCCTATTTATAAAAATAAAAATAATCAATTAGAAGCATTTCAATTTAACTTTGGAAAAAATTGGTAA
- the fabZ gene encoding 3-hydroxyacyl-ACP dehydratase FabZ — MNSDEYIFNIKDILNILPHRYPFLLIDRILDFKAFQYLKALKNCTVNEPFFQGHFIKEPVFPGVLMIEAMSQAAAVLIFKSIGKLNINQLYYFVGIENTRFKKIVVPGDQIFIEVIYLKSKKNFIKFKIFAIVNKKNVCKSTIIFYKKNIFN; from the coding sequence TTGAATTCTGATGAATATATTTTTAATATTAAAGATATTTTAAATATTTTACCGCATCGCTATCCTTTTTTACTTATTGATCGGATTTTAGATTTTAAAGCATTTCAATATTTAAAAGCACTTAAAAACTGTACTGTAAATGAACCTTTTTTTCAAGGTCATTTTATAAAAGAACCTGTTTTTCCTGGTGTTTTAATGATTGAAGCTATGAGTCAAGCGGCTGCTGTTTTGATTTTTAAAAGCATAGGTAAATTGAATATTAATCAGTTGTACTACTTCGTAGGTATTGAGAATACGCGATTTAAAAAAATTGTAGTGCCTGGTGATCAAATATTTATTGAAGTAATATACCTAAAGTCTAAAAAAAACTTTATAAAATTTAAAATTTTTGCCATAGTGAATAAAAAGAATGTTTGTAAATCTACAATAATTTTTTATAAAAAAAATATCTTTAATTGA
- the dnaE gene encoding DNA polymerase III subunit alpha, which yields MNLEEFVHLHVHSDYSIVDGLSKPEDLIKKSVNLGMKALSITDFNNLYGAIKFYNAAHKWGLKPIIGVTVKFFSELIKNELTELTLLATNQDGYKNLILLISRAYKKGYFCEKYVTIEKKWLSELNNGLILLSGGCQGEIGKTLLRGQTSLISDCLHFYEKYFSGFYYLELIRTYRENEEKYLSLAVDLSYSQNIPVVATNDVCFLNKEDFKIHKIRIAINEGVRLKESKIQNNYSKHQFLKTEKEMCFLFSDIPEAIINSVEISKRCNVFIKSGQYFLPQFNTRKISIENYLIQKSNKGLKKRLESNFKKVDKEIFLKYKNRLDTELGIINKMGFPSYFLIVMEFIQWAKDNNIPVGPGRGSGAGSLVAYVLNITEVDPLFFDLLFERFLNPERISLPDFDIDFCMEKRDRVIEHVVHTYGRESVAQIITFGTMTAKAVIRDVGRVLGYPYGFINNLSKLVPLDPGITLKDAFSKNSELYTLYKSDEDIQNLIDVSKKLEGVNRNVGKHAGGVVISPSKITDFCPVYCDEKGNNPVTQFDKNDIEYVGLLKFDFLGLRTLTIINCAVNMINKNLLLSNKKTININSIPLNESKCFLLLKKCETTGIFQLESYGMKDLVKRLQPDCFEDIIALIALFRPGPLQSGMVDNFINRKHGYEEISYPDHKWQHILLKPVLESTYGIILYQEQVMQIAQILAGYTLGKADILRRAMSKKNIKDMAEQRSIFIEGAQKNGINRKLAIKIFDLLEKFAGYGFNKSHSVAYALVSYQTLWLKAHYPSEFMASAMTSDIDNTDKIVMLVNESIQMGIKIIPPNINLSKYEFYVDHTKNIVYGLGAVKGIGRNPILNLVQEREKNGLFSDLFDLCMRTDPNKITRKVLEKLIMSGSCDCFNKNRNYLLSLIEDAIKASKEHFKIKKFQQESLFGSFKEELNILKKNNNLLNSFSDEEKKLENEHKVLGLYLTGHPIDRYAEELKYYLNNSTFSKLKLFNHTKKKIMVAGIVVSIKTKVTKNKNRIVILILDDSTGLLEVVIFKRLLNISEKLIQLNKILIVSGFLNTNFISKNLKMTAYDIMNLNLAREKYLDKLTIVLTEKQRDKCFLKKIYQFFQNQTTGIVPVYIFCKKKDLDSEYKLIKKWLITISNKLLVELDIFSKENKMQIKYF from the coding sequence ATGAATTTAGAAGAATTTGTACATCTTCACGTACACAGCGATTATTCAATTGTTGATGGATTGTCTAAACCAGAAGATTTGATAAAAAAATCAGTTAATTTAGGCATGAAAGCACTTTCTATAACAGATTTTAATAATTTATACGGTGCAATAAAATTTTATAACGCTGCTCATAAATGGGGTTTAAAACCTATTATTGGAGTGACAGTTAAATTTTTTTCTGAGTTAATAAAAAATGAATTAACAGAACTGACTCTACTAGCTACTAATCAAGATGGATATAAAAACTTAATTTTATTAATTTCTCGTGCTTATAAAAAAGGATATTTTTGTGAAAAATATGTAACAATAGAAAAAAAGTGGTTATCAGAATTAAATAATGGATTAATACTTCTTTCAGGAGGTTGTCAAGGTGAAATTGGAAAGACTTTATTACGTGGTCAAACTTCATTAATATCTGATTGTTTACATTTTTATGAAAAATATTTTTCTGGTTTTTACTATTTAGAATTAATTCGTACGTATAGAGAAAACGAAGAAAAATATTTATCTTTAGCAGTAGACTTATCTTATTCTCAAAATATACCAGTTGTTGCAACCAATGATGTATGTTTTTTAAATAAAGAGGATTTTAAAATTCATAAAATTAGAATTGCAATTAATGAAGGTGTAAGATTGAAAGAATCTAAGATTCAAAATAATTATAGTAAACATCAATTTTTAAAAACTGAAAAAGAAATGTGTTTTCTTTTTTCTGATATTCCAGAAGCTATTATTAATAGTGTAGAAATTTCAAAACGTTGTAATGTTTTTATAAAATCTGGTCAATATTTTTTACCTCAATTTAATACAAGAAAAATAAGTATTGAAAACTATTTAATTCAAAAGTCTAATAAGGGATTAAAAAAACGTTTAGAATCAAATTTTAAAAAAGTAGATAAAGAAATTTTTTTAAAATATAAAAATCGTCTTGATACTGAACTAGGTATAATTAATAAAATGGGATTTCCTAGTTATTTTCTAATTGTTATGGAATTTATACAATGGGCAAAAGATAATAATATACCAGTAGGTCCTGGAAGAGGTTCAGGAGCTGGTTCATTAGTAGCATATGTATTAAATATAACTGAGGTAGATCCACTATTTTTCGATTTATTATTTGAACGATTTTTAAATCCTGAACGTATTTCACTACCGGATTTTGATATTGATTTTTGTATGGAAAAACGTGATCGAGTAATTGAACATGTTGTGCATACGTATGGTAGAGAATCAGTAGCTCAAATTATTACTTTTGGTACAATGACAGCGAAAGCTGTTATTAGAGATGTTGGAAGGGTTTTAGGATATCCTTATGGATTCATCAATAATTTGTCTAAATTAGTTCCTTTAGATCCAGGAATCACATTAAAAGATGCTTTTTCTAAAAATTCAGAATTATATACTTTGTATAAAAGTGACGAAGATATTCAAAATTTAATTGATGTATCAAAAAAATTAGAAGGAGTAAATCGTAATGTAGGAAAACATGCTGGAGGTGTAGTAATTTCTCCAAGTAAAATTACTGATTTTTGCCCTGTATATTGTGATGAAAAAGGTAATAATCCTGTGACACAATTTGATAAGAACGATATAGAGTATGTCGGATTGTTAAAATTTGACTTTCTTGGTTTACGTACATTGACAATTATTAATTGTGCAGTAAATATGATTAATAAAAATTTATTATTAAGTAACAAAAAAACAATTAATATCAATTCTATTCCTCTGAATGAGAGTAAATGTTTTCTTTTATTGAAAAAATGTGAGACTACAGGAATTTTTCAATTAGAATCATACGGGATGAAAGATTTAGTCAAAAGATTACAACCAGATTGTTTTGAAGATATAATCGCATTGATTGCACTTTTCAGACCTGGACCTTTACAGTCGGGAATGGTAGATAATTTTATTAATCGTAAGCATGGGTATGAAGAGATTTCATATCCTGATCATAAATGGCAGCATATATTATTAAAGCCAGTATTAGAATCAACATACGGTATTATTTTATATCAAGAACAAGTAATGCAAATTGCTCAAATTTTAGCAGGTTATACTTTAGGAAAAGCTGATATTTTAAGACGAGCAATGAGTAAAAAAAATATAAAAGACATGGCTGAACAGCGATCTATTTTCATAGAAGGTGCTCAAAAAAATGGGATTAATAGAAAGCTTGCTATAAAAATTTTTGATTTATTAGAAAAATTTGCTGGATATGGATTCAATAAATCTCATTCTGTAGCTTACGCTTTAGTATCTTATCAAACTTTATGGTTAAAAGCACACTATCCTTCTGAATTTATGGCTTCTGCTATGACTTCTGACATAGATAATACAGACAAAATTGTAATGTTAGTTAATGAATCTATTCAAATGGGCATAAAAATAATCCCTCCAAATATAAATTTAAGTAAATATGAATTTTATGTTGATCATACAAAGAATATAGTTTATGGTCTTGGAGCTGTCAAAGGTATAGGTAGAAATCCAATACTTAATCTTGTTCAAGAAAGAGAAAAAAATGGATTGTTCTCTGATCTTTTTGATCTGTGTATGCGTACTGATCCTAATAAAATCACTCGTAAAGTACTAGAAAAATTAATCATGTCAGGAAGCTGTGACTGTTTTAACAAAAATAGAAATTATTTGCTTTCTTTAATTGAAGATGCTATTAAAGCATCAAAAGAACATTTTAAAATAAAAAAATTTCAACAAGAAAGTTTATTTGGTTCATTTAAAGAAGAATTAAATATTCTAAAAAAGAATAATAATTTATTAAATTCTTTTTCTGATGAAGAAAAAAAACTAGAAAATGAACATAAAGTTTTAGGTTTATATCTTACAGGGCATCCTATTGATCGCTATGCAGAAGAATTAAAATATTATCTTAATAATTCAACATTTTCAAAATTAAAACTTTTTAATCATACTAAAAAAAAAATTATGGTGGCAGGAATAGTTGTTTCTATTAAAACAAAAGTTACGAAAAACAAGAATCGTATAGTTATTTTAATATTAGATGATAGCACTGGTCTTTTAGAAGTAGTTATTTTTAAGAGATTATTAAACATATCTGAAAAATTAATTCAATTAAATAAAATTTTAATCGTTTCAGGTTTTTTAAACACTAATTTCATTAGTAAAAATTTAAAAATGACAGCATATGATATTATGAATTTAAATTTAGCAAGAGAAAAATATCTTGATAAATTAACGATTGTATTAACCGAAAAACAAAGAGATAAATGTTTTTTAAAAAAAATTTATCAGTTTTTTCAGAATCAAACTACAGGTATAGTTCCTGTTTATATTTTTTGTAAAAAAAAAGATCTTGATTCTGAATATAAACTAATAAAAAAATGGTTAATCACAATTAGTAATAAACTTTTAGTTGAATTAGATATCTTTTCCAAAGAAAACAAAATGCAAATAAAGTATTTCTAA
- a CDS encoding proline--tRNA ligase has protein sequence MRASKYLFSTLKETPHHAKIISHQLMLKSGMIRKLSSGIYIWLPTGIRVLNKIKDIIKNEMRKINALEVLMPVVQPKKLWENSGRLSIYGEELFQFYDRRNQKFILGPTNEEVVTNFIRNEINSFKELPLIIYQIQTKFRDEIRPRFGIVRSREFIMKDAYSFHINKHCLEKTYNDFYQSYINIFNKIKIQFRAVNADSGSMGGSISHEFQALSENGEDEIVFSKNTAYASNINTAKSMQSINFLKEKNRIIPNQIKSKKCTKNFNEFKKPIKNFIKTILVRTKINNQPSLAALLIRQEHELNLFKIEEIDIIEKPLSFVNEEEIITLMGVKSKFLGPLGLKIPIFADVSVYYMKDFTIGSNINEKFFINVNWNVDLPIPIIKDIRNITKKDISSDGSKSLEIKKSIEIGHIFQLGKEYSKKMNVLVQEQHNNYKHIHMGCYGIGITRIVASVIEQNYDDNGIIWPDSIAPFQVVILPLNTKNCIKIKEITENLYKILKKEKIDVILYDRNERPGIMFNQIDLIGIPHQIIISPRHINENKVEYRERKNNKSTLIKVKEITYFLKKKLNLI, from the coding sequence ATGCGTGCAAGTAAATATTTATTCTCAACTTTAAAAGAAACACCACATCATGCAAAAATTATCAGTCATCAACTTATGCTAAAAAGTGGAATGATTAGAAAACTATCTTCAGGTATATATATTTGGCTTCCAACAGGTATCAGGGTATTAAATAAAATAAAAGACATTATCAAAAATGAAATGAGAAAAATAAATGCTTTAGAAGTTTTAATGCCAGTTGTACAACCTAAAAAACTATGGGAAAATAGTGGACGATTAAGTATATATGGAGAGGAATTATTTCAATTTTATGATCGACGTAATCAGAAATTTATATTAGGACCAACTAACGAAGAAGTCGTAACTAATTTTATTCGAAATGAAATTAATTCATTTAAAGAACTTCCTTTAATTATATATCAAATACAAACAAAATTTCGAGATGAAATAAGGCCTAGATTTGGTATTGTTAGATCCCGCGAATTTATTATGAAAGATGCTTATTCTTTCCATATTAATAAACATTGTTTGGAAAAAACTTATAATGATTTTTATCAAAGTTACATAAATATATTTAATAAAATAAAAATTCAATTTCGTGCAGTAAATGCTGATTCAGGATCTATGGGAGGAAGTATTTCTCATGAATTTCAAGCTTTGTCTGAAAATGGTGAAGATGAAATTGTTTTTTCAAAAAATACAGCATATGCTTCAAATATCAATACAGCAAAATCAATGCAAAGTATTAACTTTTTAAAAGAAAAAAATCGAATAATTCCGAATCAAATAAAAAGTAAAAAATGCACAAAAAATTTTAATGAATTTAAAAAACCCATTAAAAATTTTATAAAAACTATTTTAGTTCGTACTAAAATTAATAATCAACCTTCCTTAGCTGCTCTATTGATTCGTCAAGAACACGAATTAAATTTATTTAAAATAGAAGAAATCGATATAATTGAAAAACCATTATCATTTGTAAATGAAGAAGAAATAATCACTTTAATGGGAGTTAAATCAAAATTTTTAGGCCCTTTAGGATTGAAAATTCCTATTTTCGCTGACGTTTCTGTATATTATATGAAAGATTTTACTATTGGATCTAACATAAATGAAAAATTTTTTATTAATGTGAATTGGAATGTAGATCTTCCTATTCCAATTATTAAAGATATTAGAAATATAACAAAAAAAGATATAAGTTCAGATGGATCAAAATCTTTAGAAATTAAGAAAAGCATTGAAATTGGACATATTTTTCAATTAGGAAAAGAATATTCAAAAAAAATGAACGTACTAGTTCAAGAACAACACAATAACTATAAACATATACATATGGGGTGCTATGGTATAGGAATAACACGAATCGTTGCTTCTGTAATTGAACAAAATTATGATGATAATGGAATTATTTGGCCTGATTCTATCGCTCCCTTTCAAGTTGTAATCCTGCCTTTAAATACAAAAAATTGTATTAAAATAAAAGAAATTACAGAAAATTTATACAAAATTTTAAAAAAAGAAAAAATAGACGTTATTTTATACGATCGCAATGAAAGACCAGGCATTATGTTTAATCAAATAGATTTAATTGGAATTCCACATCAAATTATAATTAGTCCACGTCATATTAATGAAAATAAAGTTGAATATAGAGAAAGAAAAAATAACAAGAGTACCTTAATTAAGGTAAAAGAAATTACTTATTTTTTAAAAAAAAAATTAAACTTAATTTAA
- the flhB gene encoding flagellar biosynthesis protein FlhB, whose amino-acid sequence MNHDINEEKTEQPTEHHIKKFRKKGETRYSRELNSLLILIFGLSNLWWSRYSIIFELKTIMFNSFNFNQNILTNQQNISLNFFFFIKKILIVFFPFFSFLICIIIIPPILFGGIKFNFTSLKLNFARLNLLHGLKKFFSFQIFIELFKTTLKLFIISCISIFYLWIYFYKILFLSTKNISSSLLDGFNVIFYCCILIILGLIPIVILDVFWRQWSYYKKLKMTHQEIKDEFKEREGSPQIKARIRQQMKINLRRRMISDVPKADVIITNPIHYAIALKYDIHKMNAPKVIAKGIGATAMKIQKIALKNGIAIIASPSLARALYRYSEIGQYIPGPLYKAVAEILAWVWKVKKWKREGGIFPEKPKNISVPSELNVTGESND is encoded by the coding sequence ATGAATCACGATATAAATGAAGAAAAAACAGAACAGCCAACAGAACATCATATTAAAAAATTTAGAAAAAAAGGCGAGACGAGATATTCACGTGAATTGAACTCTTTGTTAATTTTAATATTTGGTCTGTCTAATTTATGGTGGTCGAGATATTCAATTATTTTTGAATTAAAAACTATTATGTTTAATAGTTTTAATTTTAATCAAAATATTCTTACAAACCAACAAAATATTTCATTAAATTTCTTTTTTTTTATAAAAAAAATATTGATTGTTTTTTTTCCATTTTTTTCATTTTTAATCTGTATAATTATTATTCCTCCTATTTTATTTGGTGGTATAAAGTTTAATTTTACGTCATTAAAATTGAATTTTGCAAGATTAAATTTATTACATGGTTTAAAAAAATTTTTTTCTTTTCAAATATTTATTGAACTGTTTAAAACAACACTGAAGTTATTTATAATTAGCTGTATATCTATTTTTTATCTATGGATTTATTTTTATAAAATATTATTTTTAAGTACTAAAAATATTTCATCTTCGTTACTCGATGGGTTTAATGTAATTTTTTATTGCTGTATTTTAATAATACTAGGGTTGATACCGATTGTAATTTTAGACGTTTTTTGGCGACAATGGAGTTATTACAAAAAATTAAAAATGACTCATCAAGAGATAAAAGATGAATTTAAGGAAAGAGAAGGAAGTCCACAAATAAAAGCACGGATTCGACAGCAAATGAAAATAAATTTAAGAAGAAGAATGATTTCAGATGTTCCTAAAGCAGATGTTATTATAACTAATCCCATTCATTATGCAATTGCACTTAAGTATGATATTCATAAAATGAATGCTCCTAAGGTAATAGCTAAGGGTATTGGTGCAACAGCTATGAAAATACAAAAAATTGCCCTTAAAAATGGTATTGCTATTATTGCCTCTCCATCTTTAGCACGTGCATTATATCGTTATTCAGAAATAGGTCAATATATCCCAGGTCCTCTTTATAAAGCTGTAGCTGAAATTTTAGCATGGGTTTGGAAAGTGAAAAAATGGAAAAGAGAGGGTGGTATTTTCCCTGAAAAACCTAAAAATATATCAGTTCCATCAGAATTAAATGTTACAGGAGAAAGTAATGATTAA